In Leptodesmis sichuanensis A121, the following are encoded in one genomic region:
- a CDS encoding IS701 family transposase, whose product MVTPREARPTLRFVDEYCELYADLFPEVRSFEAFKYLHIGMISDLKRKTLPAIARAVGLANEQGLHNVLTESPWSVRRLRQRRLNLILELTQKQAMILLIDETGDCKKGDRTDYVKRQYIGNVGKRENGIVVVTAYGLFKGMICPLCFEVYKPRERLKPGEVYQTKPQIAATMMHELMAMGFQFELVLADSLSGESECNFISMLVSLKLPYIVAIRSNHGVWLPQDQEVTAEPWEQFTRTFSNGETEVRYRREIIYGTRRSVRYWELTTNPKTLPDNSTVFVMSNAPAIKLDEIGDAYGDRTWVEYGLKQSKDALGWADFRVTNYKQIERWWEIVMSAFTMVSLFVDAFNRECPLSQQVFTQHPWWNNQRGWKNLLNNLRLVIEPWIAFNHLKQWLTVFFIPTLEQGFAQLIERMQPFYCPVIHDLLLQRILFNSA is encoded by the coding sequence ATGGTTACACCGCGTGAAGCTCGTCCAACCCTCCGATTCGTCGATGAGTATTGTGAACTGTATGCCGACTTATTTCCCGAGGTGCGGAGCTTTGAAGCGTTCAAATATTTGCATATCGGGATGATCTCAGACCTTAAACGCAAGACTTTGCCAGCCATTGCCAGAGCGGTTGGATTAGCCAATGAACAAGGGTTGCACAACGTGTTAACGGAATCTCCCTGGTCAGTGCGTCGCCTGCGGCAGCGTCGCTTAAATCTGATCTTAGAATTGACTCAAAAACAAGCGATGATCCTGTTAATTGATGAGACCGGAGATTGCAAAAAGGGAGACCGTACGGATTATGTGAAGCGTCAATACATTGGCAATGTCGGCAAACGAGAGAATGGCATTGTGGTCGTTACTGCTTACGGGTTATTCAAGGGCATGATTTGCCCCTTGTGCTTCGAGGTCTACAAACCGAGAGAACGGCTCAAGCCGGGAGAGGTCTACCAGACGAAACCGCAAATTGCGGCCACGATGATGCATGAGTTGATGGCCATGGGATTCCAGTTTGAGTTGGTGTTAGCCGATAGCTTGTCTGGTGAGAGTGAGTGTAACTTTATTTCAATGCTGGTTTCGCTCAAGTTGCCTTACATTGTGGCGATTCGCTCCAATCACGGGGTCTGGTTACCGCAAGACCAGGAGGTCACGGCAGAACCTTGGGAGCAGTTCACCCGCACCTTCAGCAATGGCGAAACTGAAGTCCGCTATCGACGCGAGATTATCTATGGTACTCGTCGCAGTGTGCGTTACTGGGAGTTGACCACCAACCCAAAAACGTTACCGGACAATTCAACCGTGTTTGTGATGAGTAATGCGCCGGCCATCAAGCTCGATGAAATTGGTGATGCCTACGGTGATCGTACTTGGGTGGAATATGGACTCAAGCAAAGTAAGGATGCTTTGGGTTGGGCTGATTTCCGGGTGACGAACTACAAGCAGATTGAACGTTGGTGGGAGATCGTTATGAGTGCGTTCACGATGGTCAGTTTGTTTGTTGATGCCTTCAATCGAGAGTGTCCTTTATCTCAACAAGTCTTCACGCAGCATCCCTGGTGGAACAACCAACGGGGCTGGAAAAATCTGCTCAATAATTTGCGTTTGGTGATTGAACCGTGGATTGCCTTTAACCACCTCAAACAGTGGTTAACTGTGTTTTTCATTCCCACTTTGGAGCAGGGATTTGCCCAATTGATTGAGCGAATGCAGCCGTTTTACTGCCCTGTAATTCACGATCTGCTCCTGCAGCGCATCCTATTTAACTCTGCTTAA
- a CDS encoding BrnT family toxin produces MEYEWDEAKRLANLRKHGIDFIDVPAIFGGDTVTVEDDRYSYGEQRFITFGLLQGRVIAVVHTEREDYTRIISARKATKYEQRAYFEQLSN; encoded by the coding sequence ATGGAATACGAATGGGATGAAGCAAAGCGTCTCGCCAATCTTCGTAAGCATGGAATTGACTTTATTGATGTCCCAGCCATATTTGGTGGCGACACTGTAACTGTTGAGGATGATCGCTATAGCTATGGGGAGCAGCGGTTTATCACATTTGGCTTGTTGCAAGGGCGAGTGATTGCTGTTGTCCATACCGAACGAGAGGATTATACCCGTATTATTTCCGCAAGAAAGGCAACGAAATATGAACAGCGAGCCTACTTCGAGCAACTCTCAAACTGA
- a CDS encoding BrnA antitoxin family protein: MTDEDIDFSDCPEVTPEMFAKAIVRRGLPVAKAKTQVTLRIDSDVLDWFKSQGRGYQTQINQLLRAYMEAHQR; this comes from the coding sequence ATGACGGACGAAGATATTGATTTCTCAGACTGCCCAGAAGTTACACCAGAGATGTTTGCAAAAGCAATAGTGCGACGTGGTTTACCCGTTGCAAAAGCAAAGACCCAGGTTACACTCCGTATCGATAGCGATGTTTTGGATTGGTTTAAGTCTCAGGGACGTGGCTATCAAACTCAAATCAATCAGTTGTTGCGGGCTTATATGGAAGCACATCAGCGGTAG
- a CDS encoding tetratricopeptide repeat protein, which yields MENGLPVVYISILLLLLSAAAWAIFRQILKTRKIETTLGKLQNKLTKEKGTAQEYYELGSLYLDKRVYSQAIALFQKALKAEDLPEQESALVYNALGFAYFAQEQYDLAIRQYKEALKIDPTYVTALNNLGHAYERKQLTMPALEAYEQVLKLDPQNTTAKRRADSLQKRVVPST from the coding sequence ATGGAAAACGGGCTTCCAGTTGTTTATATCTCGATCCTGCTGCTGTTGCTGAGTGCGGCAGCCTGGGCGATCTTTCGGCAAATTCTCAAAACACGCAAGATTGAAACCACCTTAGGCAAGTTACAAAATAAGCTAACGAAAGAAAAAGGTACGGCTCAGGAATATTACGAATTGGGGAGCCTGTATCTGGATAAGCGAGTTTATTCTCAGGCGATCGCCCTCTTCCAAAAAGCCTTGAAAGCAGAGGATTTACCGGAACAAGAAAGCGCATTAGTTTACAATGCCCTGGGGTTTGCCTACTTTGCTCAGGAGCAATACGATCTCGCGATCCGGCAGTACAAAGAAGCGTTGAAGATCGATCCCACTTACGTTACAGCGTTGAATAACCTGGGCCATGCCTACGAGCGCAAGCAGTTAACCATGCCTGCTTTAGAAGCGTATGAACAAGTGCTCAAACTGGATCCCCAAAATACCACCGCAAAGCGACGGGCTGACTCTTTACAAAAACGAGTGGTTCCCTCAACTTAG
- a CDS encoding DMT family transporter: MATIFRLDEKSTGMAIGMIKEFTEESAIVLGFVIVLLSSVFFCFQNVVVRVLFTSHPVFGITEIGGFVTPTLQHSFLLLFMRMLVVVPAMAMLAPRLYAGTWKEVHQLHLPEQRSLLWQCLGSGVLMFLYLALLYISIGLIPTGIALTLFFSYPMFTALLSWRFFGNRPTPLRWGVMVAILLGSALTMPVVHTSVSQNTWIGILLGLASGFTYAFYTILAQKSFETMHPVPFTWLSFTIALLLSGISLILGNLQDVQLPWLALWIGGLLSATFTFGGHLLNNFGIRLIGATSASMVAATNPALTVVLAWFTIQETLTNVQLLGVLIVTLSVALLSREHHSRR, from the coding sequence GTGGCAACCATATTTCGACTGGATGAAAAAAGTACAGGGATGGCAATCGGTATGATCAAGGAGTTCACCGAGGAATCTGCGATCGTGCTGGGTTTTGTCATCGTTTTATTGTCATCTGTCTTTTTCTGTTTTCAGAATGTGGTAGTGCGAGTTCTGTTCACTTCCCATCCAGTATTTGGAATTACTGAGATTGGTGGGTTTGTCACTCCTACTCTGCAGCATTCCTTTCTACTGCTGTTTATGCGAATGCTGGTGGTGGTGCCTGCCATGGCGATGTTGGCTCCCCGGCTTTACGCGGGAACCTGGAAGGAGGTACACCAGTTACACTTACCAGAACAGAGATCGCTCCTCTGGCAATGTTTAGGAAGCGGCGTGTTGATGTTCTTGTATCTGGCACTGCTATATATCTCGATCGGGTTAATTCCTACTGGCATTGCCCTGACTCTGTTTTTCTCCTATCCCATGTTTACGGCGTTATTGTCCTGGCGGTTTTTTGGGAACCGTCCCACGCCCTTACGGTGGGGAGTCATGGTGGCTATTTTGCTGGGTAGTGCGCTGACCATGCCCGTTGTTCATACCTCTGTGAGTCAAAACACCTGGATCGGCATTCTGCTGGGGCTGGCTTCCGGATTTACCTATGCCTTTTACACCATCCTGGCGCAAAAAAGCTTTGAAACCATGCATCCGGTGCCGTTTACCTGGCTGAGTTTCACGATCGCCCTGCTTTTGTCTGGGATCAGTTTAATTCTAGGGAACCTGCAGGATGTCCAACTTCCCTGGCTAGCTTTATGGATCGGTGGACTGTTATCAGCAACTTTTACCTTTGGCGGACACCTGCTGAATAATTTTGGCATCCGGCTGATTGGAGCCACCTCTGCGTCTATGGTTGCGGCTACTAACCCCGCCCTGACCGTTGTGCTGGCCTGGTTTACCATCCAGGAAACCTTAACCAATGTTCAGCTTCTCGGCGTACTGATCGTTACCCTCAGCGTTGCCCTGCTCAGTCGGGAGCACCATTCCCGCCGCTAA
- a CDS encoding HhoA/HhoB/HtrA family serine endopeptidase: MAIHLSWKQPISYIAIAALGAGVAITGDRLINPPASIAQAPTPAQVTATKPNPPSAPANVAIPTNFITAAVEKVGPAVVRIDSTQKVQSPFPEGFDDPMFRQFFGGKMPSSQEVRRGVGSGFIIDGDGKILTNAHVVAGSDTVKVTLTDGRSFTGKVLGADTVTDVAVVKIDANNLPAVPLGNSDQLKPGEWAIAIGNPLGLDNTVTEGIISATGRSSRNVGVPAERVNFIQTDAAINPGNSGGPLLNAQGEVIGMNTAIIQNAQGIGFAIPINTAKNIADQLIANGKVEHAYLGIQMVNLSPELKKQINEDPNSNMTVQQDQGVLIAKVMPDSPAAKAGLKSGDVIDRINNQAMKDASAIQQVVEQTPVGNELQIGVTRNGQPVTLSVRVGTLPRQDS, encoded by the coding sequence ATGGCTATCCATCTCTCCTGGAAACAACCGATCTCTTACATTGCGATTGCAGCCTTGGGAGCAGGTGTGGCAATCACGGGCGATCGCTTGATCAATCCACCTGCATCCATTGCTCAAGCCCCTACCCCTGCTCAAGTCACGGCCACCAAGCCAAATCCGCCATCGGCTCCGGCGAATGTTGCCATCCCGACCAACTTTATTACTGCTGCAGTTGAGAAAGTTGGCCCTGCAGTCGTGCGAATTGATTCAACTCAAAAAGTGCAAAGTCCTTTCCCTGAAGGATTCGATGATCCGATGTTTCGCCAGTTTTTCGGTGGCAAAATGCCCTCGTCACAAGAAGTCAGGCGCGGTGTTGGTTCCGGTTTCATTATTGACGGCGACGGTAAAATTCTGACAAATGCTCATGTTGTTGCAGGTTCAGATACCGTCAAAGTGACATTGACTGATGGACGCAGTTTTACAGGCAAGGTTTTGGGGGCAGATACCGTGACCGATGTGGCCGTCGTAAAAATTGATGCAAACAATCTGCCTGCTGTGCCGTTGGGTAATTCTGACCAGTTGAAGCCAGGAGAATGGGCGATCGCGATCGGCAATCCCCTCGGTCTTGACAATACCGTAACTGAAGGAATCATCAGCGCTACGGGCCGCTCCAGCAGGAATGTGGGTGTGCCTGCGGAACGAGTGAACTTCATTCAAACCGATGCCGCCATTAATCCTGGCAACTCTGGTGGGCCATTATTAAATGCCCAGGGAGAAGTAATTGGGATGAATACGGCCATTATTCAAAATGCTCAAGGCATCGGATTTGCCATTCCCATCAACACAGCCAAAAACATTGCGGATCAACTCATTGCAAACGGTAAGGTCGAACACGCTTATCTGGGAATTCAAATGGTCAATTTGAGTCCCGAACTGAAAAAGCAAATCAATGAAGACCCCAATAGCAATATGACGGTGCAACAGGATCAGGGCGTGTTAATTGCGAAAGTAATGCCAGATTCTCCTGCTGCCAAAGCCGGATTAAAGAGCGGAGACGTGATCGACAGGATCAACAATCAGGCCATGAAAGATGCCAGCGCCATACAACAAGTAGTTGAGCAAACCCCTGTAGGTAATGAGTTGCAGATTGGAGTCACTCGCAATGGTCAACCTGTGACTCTCTCCGTTCGGGTTGGCACACTACCCAGGCAAGACAGTTAA
- a CDS encoding proton extrusion protein PcxA, with product MSSSFMTPIRRYFRNANRWLTQTPERALDQAYDAALMIKAIEDQHFNGEKISRHAGRHTENVLAYFETELRKYLKIAEVRLTEFKASRFVVDSTNSTLYNRSMTLTPGDREKADIILEKLQFIDAVLERYKPEVSRSKALVPVAQVQNPNVSARANANAYSAQRSQQVYAGDLSEEDDNSVLDKTGVLPRSILGTLNRIKRDLDPNSEQEVVQTFRNSKAKTLISMRLILLLIIVPLLTQQFSRTFVIGPIVDRIWEPEKQGIFINFELEEEALKEFNSFKERLEFDKMLGRAPDIANESAAGMEKLLQEKAQEIAASYSRTSAGAVKNVFADLFALIAFAIVLITNRRDVEILKNFIDETVYGLSDSAKAFIIILFTDMFVGFHSPHGWEVLLEGMARHLGLPASRDFIFLFIATFPVILDTIFKYWIFRYLNRISPSAVATYKNMNET from the coding sequence ATGAGTTCATCGTTTATGACACCCATTCGTCGCTATTTCCGCAATGCCAACCGCTGGCTTACCCAAACTCCTGAACGAGCATTAGACCAGGCTTATGATGCGGCATTAATGATTAAAGCCATTGAGGATCAACACTTTAACGGGGAGAAAATCTCCCGCCATGCTGGTCGCCACACCGAAAATGTCCTGGCTTATTTCGAGACAGAACTCAGAAAATATTTGAAGATTGCTGAGGTGCGTTTAACGGAGTTTAAGGCCAGTCGGTTTGTGGTGGATTCCACCAATTCGACACTGTACAACCGCTCTATGACGTTGACTCCGGGCGATCGAGAAAAAGCAGATATTATTTTAGAAAAGCTGCAGTTTATTGATGCGGTTCTGGAACGCTACAAGCCAGAAGTTTCCAGATCAAAGGCACTGGTGCCCGTTGCTCAAGTTCAGAATCCCAATGTATCGGCAAGAGCGAATGCGAACGCTTACAGTGCCCAAAGATCCCAGCAGGTTTATGCTGGAGACCTTAGTGAGGAGGATGACAACAGTGTATTAGATAAAACTGGAGTTTTACCCCGCTCGATTTTGGGCACATTAAACCGCATTAAACGGGATTTAGATCCTAATTCAGAGCAGGAAGTAGTGCAAACCTTCCGCAACTCCAAAGCCAAGACATTAATTTCCATGCGGCTGATTTTATTGCTGATTATCGTGCCGCTGCTGACCCAGCAATTTTCTAGAACCTTTGTGATTGGTCCGATCGTTGATCGCATCTGGGAGCCAGAAAAACAGGGAATTTTTATTAACTTTGAGCTTGAGGAAGAAGCCTTAAAAGAATTTAATTCCTTTAAGGAAAGACTTGAGTTTGACAAGATGCTGGGTAGAGCACCCGACATTGCGAACGAGTCAGCAGCGGGAATGGAAAAGTTGTTGCAAGAGAAAGCTCAGGAAATTGCAGCCAGCTACTCCAGAACCAGTGCCGGGGCCGTGAAGAATGTGTTTGCAGATTTGTTTGCCTTGATCGCGTTTGCGATCGTGCTGATTACAAATCGGCGAGATGTGGAAATCCTGAAAAACTTTATTGATGAAACGGTCTATGGTCTAAGCGACAGTGCCAAAGCCTTTATCATCATCCTGTTTACCGATATGTTTGTCGGTTTCCACTCTCCCCACGGATGGGAGGTGTTGCTGGAAGGAATGGCAAGACATCTGGGATTACCTGCCAGCCGAGATTTTATCTTCCTGTTTATTGCTACCTTCCCTGTTATCCTGGACACAATCTTCAAATATTGGATCTTCCGCTACCTCAACCGCATTTCCCCATCTGCAGTAGCTACCTATAAGAACATGAACGAAACATAG
- a CDS encoding recombinase family protein, which translates to MANHKLTWITGPTRSGKTTQLIQHCCTWVKQAGRPDNLPTPIALPGVLVLAANGDNRIDLDARLTAALQGTYPFHATTPLGFFQDEVTLFWPLLIQQLDLKAQFPVRLNPENEQELATRLWRSSLDEIIARQPTVNEERFVRRLLDLLQLTHLAGIPLNDMPTILQQGLAGQEQELPLPFPQVKILLQEWERWCLERGLLTYGIMTALYWQYLLPHVTYQRHLRERYQMVLADDVDEYPAIARSLFEVLIQGGSEIVFTFNPDGAVRSGLGADPAYLAALAHQCQMVALTHPPVPCLGSEWGHAIVEFVTDPMALLALPEAIQTIQTISRAELLRRVAELIVKAVQSGQVEPREVAVIAPGLDAIARYTLSEILTKHQIPVASLNDQRPLTSFPIIRSLLTLLALIYPGLGRLIDRDAVAEMLVVFTQKQGTPTLSLTPHTPHPTPHTLIDPVRAGLLADYCFAPHPDRPRLLPPTTFPRWDRLGYQASETYQSVLQWIETQKTQLEQRLIPNAVTLLDRAIQHFLIAERTLSFDQLSALRQFIETAQHYWEINNRLKQSQLPNSDAPTFMTVGHFIQLLRNGTVTSNPYPVRPIGPSSNAVTLANVFQYRSNRRAHRWHFWLDAGSPRWLSGVDALFAAPLFLHEWSGRAWTAADALTANEQRLRRILLDLLSRAEERVYLCHSDLATSGQEQTGVLLSLVNAAIAVSG; encoded by the coding sequence TTGGCTAATCACAAACTTACCTGGATTACCGGCCCAACCCGTAGCGGCAAAACCACCCAACTGATTCAGCACTGTTGTACCTGGGTCAAGCAGGCGGGCAGACCGGACAACTTGCCGACTCCGATCGCCCTGCCAGGAGTTTTGGTGCTGGCAGCCAATGGGGATAATCGCATTGACCTGGATGCCCGGTTAACGGCAGCCTTGCAGGGAACTTATCCCTTTCATGCCACCACGCCACTGGGCTTCTTCCAGGATGAGGTCACTCTTTTCTGGCCGTTACTGATTCAGCAGCTTGATTTGAAGGCTCAGTTTCCGGTACGGCTGAATCCAGAGAATGAGCAAGAACTGGCCACCCGGTTGTGGCGATCGTCACTGGATGAAATCATTGCCCGTCAACCCACTGTCAACGAAGAACGGTTTGTGCGCCGCCTCCTGGATTTATTGCAACTGACTCATCTGGCAGGCATTCCCCTGAACGATATGCCCACCATCCTGCAGCAGGGATTGGCCGGACAAGAGCAAGAATTACCCCTACCCTTTCCTCAGGTCAAAATATTGTTACAGGAGTGGGAACGCTGGTGTTTGGAGCGGGGCTTGCTGACCTATGGCATCATGACGGCTCTGTACTGGCAGTACTTACTTCCCCATGTCACCTATCAGCGCCATTTGCGAGAACGGTATCAGATGGTGCTGGCCGATGATGTGGATGAATATCCCGCGATCGCCCGTTCTCTGTTCGAGGTTTTGATTCAGGGAGGAAGTGAAATCGTCTTCACCTTCAACCCGGATGGAGCCGTGCGTTCCGGGTTAGGAGCCGATCCAGCTTACCTGGCAGCCCTCGCGCATCAGTGCCAGATGGTTGCTTTGACTCATCCACCAGTTCCCTGCCTGGGTAGCGAGTGGGGCCATGCGATCGTGGAGTTTGTCACCGATCCGATGGCGCTTCTGGCACTACCGGAAGCCATCCAGACCATCCAAACAATCTCACGGGCAGAATTGTTGCGACGGGTTGCCGAATTAATCGTTAAAGCGGTGCAATCCGGGCAAGTCGAACCCAGAGAAGTGGCCGTAATTGCCCCCGGTCTGGATGCGATCGCCCGCTACACGCTGAGCGAAATCCTCACCAAACATCAAATTCCCGTTGCATCTTTGAATGATCAGCGACCGCTGACCAGTTTCCCGATCATTCGTTCCCTGCTCACCCTCTTAGCGTTGATTTACCCTGGCTTAGGTCGTCTCATCGATCGCGATGCCGTCGCCGAAATGCTCGTCGTCTTCACCCAAAAGCAAGGCACCCCCACCCTGTCCCTCACACCCCACACCCCACACCCCACACCCCACACCCTGATCGACCCTGTACGAGCCGGATTGTTAGCCGATTACTGCTTTGCCCCCCATCCCGATCGACCTCGTCTGTTACCTCCAACCACCTTTCCCCGCTGGGATCGACTGGGTTATCAGGCTTCTGAAACTTACCAATCTGTCTTGCAGTGGATTGAAACCCAGAAAACCCAGCTAGAGCAGCGGCTGATCCCCAATGCCGTAACGCTTCTGGATCGCGCCATTCAGCATTTTCTGATTGCAGAGCGAACGCTGTCGTTTGATCAGCTTTCCGCCCTCCGACAATTTATTGAAACCGCCCAGCACTATTGGGAGATTAATAATCGTCTGAAGCAAAGCCAGTTACCTAATAGTGATGCTCCGACCTTTATGACTGTGGGTCACTTCATTCAACTGCTGCGCAATGGAACGGTTACTTCCAATCCTTATCCAGTACGCCCGATCGGCCCCAGTAGCAATGCGGTAACGCTGGCCAATGTGTTTCAATACCGCTCGAATCGGCGTGCCCATCGCTGGCACTTCTGGCTGGATGCCGGTTCACCCCGCTGGCTGAGTGGCGTGGATGCGTTATTTGCGGCACCGCTATTTCTGCATGAATGGTCAGGACGTGCCTGGACGGCGGCAGATGCATTGACAGCTAACGAGCAACGCCTCCGTCGAATTCTCCTGGATCTGCTGAGTCGGGCCGAGGAGCGGGTTTATCTCTGCCATAGTGACCTGGCTACCAGTGGGCAGGAACAGACGGGAGTTTTGTTATCGCTGGTGAATGCGGCGATCGCGGTGAGTGGATAG
- a CDS encoding sterol desaturase family protein: MSELTPIMVGIGCFAIAFVLASLVEYWVHRLMHKPLRLGERHRDHHRRNEGQGVIWEFLAYVRGTIIIMLPMFFVSIPAGIGWTLGGLVYAAFSSYAHQLQHDNPTKCFWMKMPVHYVHHKYNMWHHNFGLGVDWWDHVFGTYKPVEWLTEEELSQSDRNLLQLRWW; the protein is encoded by the coding sequence ATGTCTGAACTAACTCCGATAATGGTTGGGATAGGATGTTTTGCGATCGCTTTTGTGCTGGCGAGCCTGGTGGAGTATTGGGTACACCGACTAATGCACAAACCGCTCCGATTGGGGGAACGTCACCGCGATCACCATCGCCGGAACGAGGGTCAGGGAGTCATCTGGGAATTCCTGGCCTACGTCCGAGGTACGATCATCATCATGCTGCCGATGTTTTTTGTTTCCATTCCCGCTGGCATCGGTTGGACGTTAGGAGGACTGGTCTATGCTGCCTTCTCCTCCTATGCCCATCAACTGCAGCATGACAATCCGACAAAATGCTTCTGGATGAAGATGCCTGTTCACTACGTCCACCATAAATACAATATGTGGCATCACAACTTCGGCCTGGGTGTGGACTGGTGGGATCATGTGTTTGGCACGTATAAACCTGTGGAATGGCTGACTGAAGA